In the Parasteatoda tepidariorum isolate YZ-2023 chromosome 3, CAS_Ptep_4.0, whole genome shotgun sequence genome, one interval contains:
- the LOC139425321 gene encoding uncharacterized protein isoform X1: MALVYKNTLRYFQKKRTLNNLLGYGFFFKKHSFIKVFQRKFNFRLVNHVAKRKSDSYSKDKVMLRRVSHSNRPGGSLSEPNNDIAQLDDSSFQIVSNNRIYLYYTLPSYDQTDIPTLLMQG, translated from the exons ATGGCGCTAGTTTATAAGAATACTTTAagatatttccaaaaaaaaagaactttgaaTAATCTTTTAGGATAcggttttttctttaaaaaacactctttcataaaagttttccaACGGAAGTTTAATTTCCGCCTCGTCAACCATGTTGCCAAAA GGAAAAGTGATTCATATTCTAAGGACAAAGTAATGCTTCGGCGAGTATCACACTCAAACCGACCTGGAGGTTCGCTATCAGAACCTAACAATGATATTGCACAGCTTGATGATTCATCATTTCAAATAGTTTCTAATAACAgaatatatctttattatacCCTGCCGAGTTACGATCAGACCGACATTCCGACATTACTA aTGCAGGGATGA
- the LOC139425321 gene encoding uncharacterized protein isoform X2: MKFAIVLVCFDLLVLRIFAGKSDSYSKDKVMLRRVSHSNRPGGSLSEPNNDIAQLDDSSFQIVSNNRIYLYYTLPSYDQTDIPTLLMQG, from the exons atgaaatttgctaTTGTTTTAGTGTGTTTTGACCTGTTAGTGCTTAGAATTTTTGCTG GGAAAAGTGATTCATATTCTAAGGACAAAGTAATGCTTCGGCGAGTATCACACTCAAACCGACCTGGAGGTTCGCTATCAGAACCTAACAATGATATTGCACAGCTTGATGATTCATCATTTCAAATAGTTTCTAATAACAgaatatatctttattatacCCTGCCGAGTTACGATCAGACCGACATTCCGACATTACTA aTGCAGGGATGA